In Halobacterium sp. R2-5, the following are encoded in one genomic region:
- a CDS encoding DUF357 domain-containing protein, with translation MPADLHEKMDRYEGLLAEALAEAEAVPPADTPLGEAAAEYEEMAQSYLDDGRHFREHDDPVNALAAFSYGHAWLDAGARIGLFDVPESGHLFTV, from the coding sequence ATGCCCGCCGACCTCCACGAGAAGATGGACCGCTACGAGGGCCTGCTGGCGGAGGCGCTCGCGGAAGCCGAAGCCGTTCCGCCCGCCGACACGCCGCTCGGCGAGGCCGCCGCCGAGTACGAGGAGATGGCGCAGTCGTACCTCGACGACGGCCGTCACTTCCGCGAGCACGACGACCCCGTGAACGCGCTCGCGGCGTTCTCCTACGGGCACGCGTGGCTGGACGCCGGTGCCCGTATCGGGCTCTTCGACGTGCCCGAGTCCGGCCACCTGTTCACCGTCTGA
- a CDS encoding winged helix-turn-helix domain-containing protein, with product MEAALWYVLTGTRGGPNRVRILRAVAERPRNANQLAEDLDLDYKTVRHHLDVLVDNDIVEASGDDYGAVYLPTDAVRDHWDTVEEIMEEVE from the coding sequence ATGGAGGCCGCGCTCTGGTACGTGTTGACTGGGACGCGCGGCGGCCCGAACCGCGTCCGCATCCTGCGTGCGGTCGCCGAGCGGCCGAGGAACGCGAACCAGCTCGCGGAGGACCTGGACCTCGACTACAAGACGGTCCGCCACCACCTGGACGTGCTCGTCGACAACGACATCGTCGAAGCCAGCGGCGACGACTACGGCGCGGTGTACCTGCCGACGGACGCCGTGAGAGACCACTGGGACACCGTCGAGGAGATCATGGAGGAAGTCGAGTGA
- a CDS encoding translation initiation factor IF-2 subunit beta, translated as MDYEEQLDRAMQDKSDVAGSESRFEVPEPNVREEGNVTVYENFQDTLDRLGREEDHVLKFIQNELGTSAQIDERGRARLTGEFRQRRVEDVLDEYVDTYVLCPECGLPDTNLEVEDDTERLHCEACGARSAV; from the coding sequence ATGGACTACGAAGAGCAACTCGACCGCGCGATGCAGGACAAGTCCGACGTCGCGGGCAGCGAGAGCCGATTCGAGGTGCCGGAGCCGAACGTCCGCGAGGAAGGCAACGTCACCGTCTACGAGAACTTCCAGGACACCCTCGACCGCCTCGGCCGCGAGGAGGACCACGTCCTGAAGTTCATCCAGAACGAGCTCGGGACGAGCGCCCAGATCGACGAGCGCGGGCGCGCCCGGCTCACCGGCGAGTTCCGCCAGCGCCGCGTCGAGGACGTCCTCGACGAGTACGTCGACACGTACGTCCTCTGCCCGGAGTGCGGGCTGCCGGACACGAACCTCGAAGTCGAGGACGACACCGAGCGCCTCCACTGCGAGGCGTGTGGCGCCCGTTCGGCGGTGTAG
- a CDS encoding UPF0058 family protein gives MKKQELIHLHGLLAEVGNYYEECESDEISLDEYEDLGVRPTSIHKSKTDHKAAVFALAGGITSAMEDTEEQEAVPAQAD, from the coding sequence ATGAAGAAGCAGGAGCTCATCCACCTTCACGGCCTCCTCGCAGAGGTCGGGAACTACTACGAGGAATGTGAATCCGACGAGATTTCCCTCGACGAGTACGAGGACCTCGGCGTACGACCCACATCCATTCACAAATCGAAAACTGACCACAAAGCAGCTGTTTTCGCGCTCGCGGGCGGCATCACTTCGGCGATGGAAGACACCGAAGAACAGGAAGCCGTCCCCGCCCAGGCCGACTAA
- a CDS encoding DUF555 domain-containing protein, which translates to MDCRVVVEAAVPVYDVETPDEAVRIAISKTGEMLNPDLNYVEINMGERSCPHCGEALDPAFVAADESLVALELEMSVFNVEREEHASRIARKEIGQRLENIPLEVLHVEEEVEAESDAENAEAANGEESEARDDEDGDGA; encoded by the coding sequence ATGGATTGTAGGGTGGTCGTCGAAGCAGCGGTCCCCGTCTACGACGTCGAGACACCCGACGAAGCGGTCCGCATCGCCATCTCGAAGACCGGCGAGATGCTGAACCCGGACCTGAACTACGTCGAGATCAACATGGGCGAGCGCTCCTGCCCGCACTGCGGGGAAGCCCTCGACCCCGCGTTCGTCGCCGCCGACGAGAGCCTCGTCGCGCTCGAACTGGAGATGAGCGTGTTCAACGTCGAGCGCGAGGAGCACGCCTCCCGGATCGCGCGCAAGGAGATCGGCCAGCGCCTGGAGAACATCCCGCTAGAGGTGCTGCACGTCGAGGAGGAAGTCGAAGCCGAGAGCGACGCGGAGAACGCGGAAGCGGCGAACGGCGAGGAGAGCGAAGCGAGGGACGACGAGGACGGAGACGGAGCGTAG